A window of the Candidatus Atribacteria bacterium ADurb.Bin276 genome harbors these coding sequences:
- the garL_1 gene encoding 5-keto-4-deoxy-D-glucarate aldolase has translation MDFIVVDMEHTSFTISEASQIYRMARNCGISPLVRIPAIDYEVICRNLDQGARGIVVPRITSAEEIHQVIEIMKYPPKGKRGLYPGGTAVGYCPTTPADFIQDQNDTTLLIVQIENQQAVQNLDSILSISGIDVILIGPADLSLSIGHPCEFFHKDVLSLMRKVIQRCRDYKIPSGVAYADPGLAKSWISEGVQFFWVNSDMNMLLTGAKAVVAKMHKNNGQ, from the coding sequence TTGGATTTTATTGTAGTTGATATGGAACATACTTCATTTACAATTTCCGAGGCTTCTCAAATATATCGAATGGCAAGAAATTGTGGCATTTCACCGTTGGTTCGTATTCCAGCCATTGATTATGAAGTAATTTGCCGAAATCTTGACCAAGGCGCTCGAGGAATTGTCGTTCCTCGAATCACTTCTGCCGAAGAAATCCACCAAGTCATTGAGATTATGAAATATCCTCCTAAAGGGAAAAGAGGCCTTTATCCGGGAGGAACTGCAGTAGGTTATTGCCCAACTACTCCAGCTGACTTTATTCAAGATCAAAATGATACGACTCTGCTCATTGTTCAAATTGAAAACCAGCAAGCAGTTCAGAATTTAGACAGCATTCTTTCCATCTCGGGAATCGATGTGATTCTAATCGGCCCGGCTGATCTTTCTCTTTCAATAGGTCATCCCTGTGAATTCTTTCATAAAGACGTCCTTTCCTTAATGAGAAAGGTGATTCAAAGGTGTCGGGATTATAAAATTCCCTCCGGAGTGGCTTATGCCGATCCCGGTTTAGCAAAAAGTTGGATATCGGAGGGAGTTCAATTTTTCTGGGTCAATAGCGATATGAATATGCTTTTGACCGGTGCCAAAGCAGTAGTTGCAAAAATGCACAAAAATAATGGCCAATGA
- the bfmBAB_1 gene encoding 2-oxoisovalerate dehydrogenase subunit beta, producing MREITYSQALNEALREEMIRDEKVFLMGEDIGLHGGAFGVTKNLVKEFGSERVRNSPLSEAGIAGIAVGAALLDMKPVVEFMFVDFTTIAMDQIINQAAKIRYMTGGQVKVPAVFRTQGGAGTGSAAQHSQSLENLFCYIPGLIVVMPSTPYNAKGLLKSSIRNPNPVVFIEHKLLYAKKGVVPEEEYLLPLGKANLMKKGQNITFISYSRMVHVALDAAEQLTQEGIDAEVIDLQTLSPIDKETIFQSVQKTGKCLTIEEDCKSSGFGAEVSALIGEECFDYLDAPVRRIAAADVPVPFAASLEFEALPDVDKIMKTAKMMLS from the coding sequence ATGAGAGAAATTACCTATTCGCAAGCTTTGAATGAAGCGCTTCGTGAAGAAATGATTCGTGATGAAAAAGTGTTTCTAATGGGTGAAGATATTGGTTTACATGGTGGAGCTTTTGGGGTGACCAAAAACTTAGTAAAAGAGTTTGGTTCTGAAAGAGTGAGAAATAGCCCCCTTTCCGAAGCCGGAATAGCCGGCATTGCTGTTGGGGCAGCCTTATTAGATATGAAACCTGTTGTAGAGTTTATGTTTGTTGATTTTACAACAATTGCGATGGATCAAATTATCAATCAAGCAGCGAAAATCCGATATATGACCGGTGGGCAGGTAAAAGTGCCAGCAGTTTTTCGAACCCAGGGAGGAGCGGGAACTGGTAGTGCAGCCCAACATTCACAAAGCCTTGAGAATTTATTTTGTTATATACCAGGCTTAATAGTTGTAATGCCTTCAACTCCTTATAATGCCAAGGGATTGCTCAAATCTTCGATTCGGAATCCGAATCCGGTTGTTTTTATTGAACATAAATTACTTTATGCGAAAAAAGGAGTTGTACCCGAAGAGGAATATCTTTTGCCTTTAGGAAAAGCTAATCTGATGAAAAAAGGACAGAATATAACTTTCATATCCTACTCGAGAATGGTTCATGTTGCTCTTGATGCGGCCGAGCAACTTACTCAAGAAGGGATTGATGCCGAAGTTATTGACCTACAAACCCTTTCTCCAATTGATAAAGAGACTATTTTCCAATCAGTTCAAAAAACCGGAAAGTGTCTTACAATTGAGGAGGATTGCAAAAGCTCGGGTTTTGGGGCTGAAGTTTCGGCTTTGATTGGAGAAGAATGCTTCGATTATTTAGATGCTCCGGTTCGAAGAATTGCTGCAGCTGATGTCCCAGTACCTTTCGCAGCTTCTCTTGAATTTGAAGCTCTCCCCGATGTGGATAAGATAATGAAGACCGCAAAAATGATGCTCTCTTAA